TTACAAGCCTTGTGGGAATATAAAGGCGATCGCGGTGTACGTCAAGCCCGTAAGCACATGACTTGGTATGCTAAGGGTTTCGTTGGTGCTGCCGAACTTCGAGGACAGCTAAGTTTGGTTGAAAAAGTAGATCAGGGTTTGGCAATGATTGACCAAGCAATTGAAAAACTGACTAATGGTTACGAATTAGAAGAAGAAGCAGAAGATAGTTTGGTGATACTTTAAAAAGTTGATTTTAACCTAGCTTGGGTTGATATTACTAGTTACAAAAAGTGATGCGATCACTTGGATACCAATATTTCAGTTAGGGTTTAAATCTCCTTATGTAACTCTCGTTAATTTTGAATGTTTAACTAGCCAAAATGGAGGCTCACAATGTTAGTTTCCAAACCCAATGATGTTGTAACCGTCCCCGAAATCCTTTCATTAGAAGACTTCATGGCAAATCCTCCAGAGGGGATGGAGTGGGTAGACGGGCAACTGATAGAAAAAACAGGGATGACATTGAAACATAGCGAAATTCAAGGCAACATCTACTTTTACTGGAGAAGTTACATCAATTCCAATCAACAAGGTGGGAAAGTTTACACTGAAGGACCTTGTCGTACATATAAACAGGGTCGTCGTCCCGATGTAGCTTATCTAACGCCTGAGTTAGTAACTGAATTTGATGATGTTCCTACTTTGCCACAGAGTTTCCCGTTGATTGCTGAAATAGTTTCACCCACCGATTTAGCTGAAGAATTATTTCTCAAAGCGCAGGAGTATTTGCAATCTGGTTGCGAGGAAATTTGGCTAGTATTTTCTGAAAGTCGGTTAGTTTTTGTAATGATTGATAATCAGGTTTTGGGGTTTAAAGCTGGTGATGTGGTTAGCACTCAAAAAGTATTACTTGGTTTTAGTGTAGCCATAGACGAATTGTTGGGTTGAAAAGGCGCTCCATCTAATAGGGATATGAATACTGATGCTACGATGTATAGATAATCACTTATACATATTTGCGGCAGACTGCATCGCCTTAGTAATTGCTTCCGCGTTTGTTTGCGCCCTTCTTGTTAATGCTGCTAACTGCGGGTCTGTAGAAAAACCAGTGCAAACAGCATTTACTAACTGGCTGTTTACTGTCCCCGACTGAGCTTGCATTGCTGGCATATTCAACTGCTCATTTTTTGTTACCTGTCCGCTTTGGTTGGCTTCGATTATCCAAGCGTACTGAATCGCATCAGTACCACAATCAGCCGCCATATACATTCGAGTCGCAGATATGTTTCCTTGAGTGTGATCTATATGCACCCAAAAGCCATAAGCGGAACCACTTGGCTGAATACTATTTTTATCAATGGAAAAAATCTCACCTTGCACTCCTTTAGCTACAGGTATCCATTGACTAGCGATCTGAGCGTTAACAGGAAGGCAAACAGTAGAAGGCAAAATAGACAAAGCAATCAATTTCTTAATCACTGCTCTAAGTTAAATTTGATACCTCCATTATCAAAGGCGATCTCCCTCTGAAGCATCGGTAACTTTAGCAGTTGGTTGTAAAGACTTGAAAAACTCGTTTCAATCCCTAATAGGGATTTTCAGCAAATAGTCATAGCACAAGATGCAAATCGCTGAAAGCCAGTCTCCATAAGGTGCGCGGATGGTTTAAAAATACTAGTGCCCTAAAAGCATTGTATAGATGGAGCAGTAGCCATTTTTTGCTCCTTCTCATTTTGCACACCTACCCATCCGCGCATAAGGCAAGAAAATTAGTCTGATTAGCGATCGCCTAATCCTTGCACACCTTAATTTACCAAATCAGGGAATACCTCTTGCACAGCCGGATGCACTAAGCGATGATTCTGCACATTCACACCCTTCGCTAAGGCTGGGTTAACTTCTAGCGCCATAATTCCCAAGTTCGCCAACTGGACGATATAAGGTAATGTACTATTATTAAGTGCCTGAGTTGCTGTCCAAGGTACTGCCCCTGGCATATTAGGTACACCATAATGCACCACACCTTCTTCAAGGTATACCGGATTTGTGTGAGATGTGGCGCGTAAAGTTTCTATACAACCACCTTGGTCAACAGCTACATCAACTATTACCGAACCAGGACGCATTTGTTTAACTAATTCACGCGATACTAATGTTGGTGCCCTACGTCCTAACACTAAAACTGCACCGATGAGCAAATCAGCTTCTTTGACGGCAACTTCAATATGAGCAGAGTTGCTGTAAAGCAATTCCACCCTAGAGCCAAACAAGGTTTCTAGGTAAGATAAACGCTCGACACTCACATCTAAAATCTGGACGATCGCACCCATACCCACAGCAATTTTAGCCGCTTCTGTGCCGACAACACCGCCACCTAAAATTACTACTTTACCTGGCTTGACTCCAGGGACACCGCCCAAAAGCAATCCTCTACCACCTTGCTGACGTTCTAGGAATCTGGCCCCAAATTGTACTGCTAACCGACCTGCAATCACGCTCATGGGGGTGAGCAAAGGAAGTTTGTTAGCACCAGGTTGTTCTACAGTTTCGTAGGCGATCGCAGTTGTGCCACAATCAATTAAATGTTCCGTCAATTTGCGATCGGCAGCTAAATGTAAATAAGTAAATAATATCTGCCCTTTCTGCAAAAATTTATACTCAGATGTCAACGGCTCTTTGACTTTCACAACCAATTCCCGATTCCAAGCCGTTTCTGATGTGGGGACAATCTCGGCTCCAGCACTTCTGTAGTCGTCATCTGAAAATCCAGCACCATTACCTGCTTGTGTTTCTACGAAGATGCTATGACCATTTTCTCGCAGCACTCGCACACTAGAAGGACTTAACCCTACACGAAATTCTTGATCCTTATTTTCCTTTGGAACGCCGATTTCCATATATAGCCTCTGATAATTTTTTTGTTTAACTCTAGCCTGCGAATCTCAAGCTTGCTACCGACTTATTACAGATAGCTGTATTAAAGATAGTTAATCTGTGTTCTAAGTTTCTTAATTTAATCTGAGTAGCCCCAAACTCAAGCCCTTGACTATTACCCCAGTGTTTATACAATATATAAAGAATAGTAACAATTTATTAAAAGAGCGATTGTATAGCTCCCTACTAGGAAGCTTTTGCTGAATTGATCAAGTCATCTTGGCATTCAAGCACTGCAATTAGCTCATAAGTTACCAAGTTTAGGGTAAAGCTGAAGGGGAAAATACTATTCAATTCCTTTAACCTTTACCGCTTATACCTGACAATTGCTGTGAATTTTCATATCAACTCCCGTTTGCCGAAAAAAAGGTTTCTTAAAAATGACACAAACACAACCAACAATTACACCTAAACTAGAAGAGCCAAAGTTTGGCTTTAACGAATATGCTGAACGCTTGAATGGTCGAGCTGCAATGATTGGCTTCGCTTTGATGCTGGTGATTGAATATGTCACCAATCAAGGGGTGCTATCATGGCTGGGTCTGAAGTAGTGCCGCCAACCAGCACAAGGTGCAAGTTCTAAGCTAGTAGTTAAAAGAGTTTCAACCAGCTGGAACAACCAGTTGGTTTTGACTTTGGCGATTGATAGCGAAATGCTTTGCACTAGAATGTAAGCAAGAGAGGAATCAAAATACCTATTAGTGATAGAAATATCATAGACTTGCAACTAGTATGTGCAAGACAATTAATGACTATACTTCCTCCCCAACTAAAGAAAATCATAATTAGTGTCTGCCTTCGATGAGAAAGGCAAATTAAGGGTGAGGTATTCTTGGTAAATATACACAAAAGCTGAACTGGAACCAACCAAGCTGTGATGAATGCTGTATTACCTCGTTTTTTGAAGTCAACCTACCGAAAAGAGCCACTAATCAGTGTATTGGTGACGATGGGCGCTATAGATGCCCTGATTGGCGGATTGAATGATAGCTGGTCGTTGTTCGCTTTTGGTT
The Nostoc punctiforme PCC 73102 genome window above contains:
- the ald gene encoding alanine dehydrogenase — protein: MEIGVPKENKDQEFRVGLSPSSVRVLRENGHSIFVETQAGNGAGFSDDDYRSAGAEIVPTSETAWNRELVVKVKEPLTSEYKFLQKGQILFTYLHLAADRKLTEHLIDCGTTAIAYETVEQPGANKLPLLTPMSVIAGRLAVQFGARFLERQQGGRGLLLGGVPGVKPGKVVILGGGVVGTEAAKIAVGMGAIVQILDVSVERLSYLETLFGSRVELLYSNSAHIEVAVKEADLLIGAVLVLGRRAPTLVSRELVKQMRPGSVIVDVAVDQGGCIETLRATSHTNPVYLEEGVVHYGVPNMPGAVPWTATQALNNSTLPYIVQLANLGIMALEVNPALAKGVNVQNHRLVHPAVQEVFPDLVN
- a CDS encoding surface-adhesin E family protein encodes the protein MIKKLIALSILPSTVCLPVNAQIASQWIPVAKGVQGEIFSIDKNSIQPSGSAYGFWVHIDHTQGNISATRMYMAADCGTDAIQYAWIIEANQSGQVTKNEQLNMPAMQAQSGTVNSQLVNAVCTGFSTDPQLAALTRRAQTNAEAITKAMQSAANMYK
- a CDS encoding chlorophyll a/b-binding protein, with product MTQTQPTITPKLEEPKFGFNEYAERLNGRAAMIGFALMLVIEYVTNQGVLSWLGLK
- a CDS encoding Uma2 family endonuclease encodes the protein MLVSKPNDVVTVPEILSLEDFMANPPEGMEWVDGQLIEKTGMTLKHSEIQGNIYFYWRSYINSNQQGGKVYTEGPCRTYKQGRRPDVAYLTPELVTEFDDVPTLPQSFPLIAEIVSPTDLAEELFLKAQEYLQSGCEEIWLVFSESRLVFVMIDNQVLGFKAGDVVSTQKVLLGFSVAIDELLG